The genomic stretch ACATTATTCAAATTCAAAATCTCATCGAAAACTTACAGCAGCTTGCCAAACAAAAGCTAAAAGAAAAAAGAGTAAGGGTATTACTGGCATAATATCCACAATTGGATTCAAGAAAGCGTAGGCTTCGGGCAATTTCTCCAACAAAAAACTACTGGAATAAAGGACGGAGGGAATACAAATACAGATCCAACTAAAGATATTAAGCATAACAAACATTTTGTTCTTTAATAAAATAAAAGTTATTTTTGTTTTTTTTTTTATTTTCATTATAATTTTAAATTTTATTGCATTATATACATAATACAATAAAAATGAAAATAAAGAGTTATGAATAAAAGTAAAAAAATGAATCAAATAAGATAAGAACCTCGAGAATCCTTCTTTTATTTGAACTTATCCAGTTTCAAAAGATTTTTCATTCTGAAAAAAAAAATTGAAGAAATCATACTTCCTTCTATATAATATCTTAATTGAATTGTATGTAATGATCAATAAATTTAGTTTTATCCTATCTATCTATATCCATTTATAGATATAGATAGCTATGTAGATACGGATAGAAAAGACTAGTCACAAATTTTTTTTATATAGAAATTTTTGAACTGGAATTGACGAATAACCAATATTAATAATAGTCTTTATTAATGTAAAATGGAAAATGGGGCGTGGCCAAGCGGTAAGGCAACGGGTTTTGGTCCCGCTATTCGGAGGTTCGAATCCTTCCGTCCCAGAGCATATCTATTTATGATGTATATCATATTTGAATACAGATTGTATCTCATAATTAAAAGGGACCCTGCCTTTTTTTTCAAAAAAAAATTACCATTTTTCTACTTTACAAATTATAAAAAATAGAATAGCGTATAAAATCTATTGCTAGAATATCAAGTTCATTTTCATTTATGTCTTTACTTTTAAAAGAAAAAGGTTTTCATTATATATAAGAAAAACCGAAACGTAAAAAAAAAAGGATAGATTCTTATGTAGCGAATGAATCAATGACTATTCACGATTCGATAATTACATACTGTATCTAAGCTAAGGGAATGTGAGAGTAAAACTTCGTTTGAAACGAAAAATAAAAAGCAACGTGCGGCTTGAAAGACATGATTCAATTAGGGGTGGATTCTGATATCCGCCATTTTTTCTAGTATTTTCGAAATGAACATGCTCTTGACTTGACATCATTTTTTCTGTTCCACTAGACCCCCCCTTTTTTTGTTTTGGGGACAGGAAAGGGATTAATGATGTAAATAGTACATGATGGGGCTCGAATTTATTCATTTCTCGGGAACAAGTATCTAAAATTTAATAAATTCTAAAAAGTTGATAAGTATATTTTTTTTATAAAAATAGAAAGGATCTTATTTCCGCAAGGTTCAAAAAAAAATGGTTGAAATTAGTCAAACTGCTTTTTGATCAAAAAGTTTATCCGCAGGAATTAACTTTTTGTATAATTCTTTCAGAGAAAAAAAGGTATGTTGCTCCCCTTTTTTTAAAAAATTGAAGATTCCCGGAGTAATCTCTAAACCCCAAGATTCAAAGAAAATCTAAAAAATCGGGGAATTAAGGAAATACCATTTTCAAATTGTATCATCAATTCTATTATCAAAAATTTTATAAAAAAGAAATGAATGATAAAGAAACGAAACACGGGCAAGAAAGGGGAGTAGAGACCACTCAATAAATGAAATAGCTGCTAAAGGCTTGGTTTTCTTTTTAGTTTTTTTATAATTCTTCAAATTGAGTTATGGAGGTAAAAATAGGAAGAGTTTTATTTTCAGAAAGAAAATACGAAAGAAAAATACTTAAGTCATTGTTTAATGGATTTGATGATTTTATTGCTCTATTTTACATCATAATTTTCGAAATATATAGAATTTTTTATATTCTCGAGCCGTACGAGGATAAAACTTCCTATACGTTTCTAGGGGGGGTATCTATATCTATCCCAAAGGGCTGTTTATCGAATTGTTGCAAGGAATGTTCGACCCCAAAGAGAGGGAAGAGATCTTCAGAAAGTGGATCCTATAAAGAATGAAACCTATTTCAATATTCCTGTTAAATATTCCTGTTATTCTTTCATTTCTTTGACAAGGGGCGCTTAACCTACAGGAACTGTTCAGCATATTTAAAAAAAGGCAGGTGTTTTTATAGAACTTAGCTCGAATCAACAAACGAAATTCAATGAATGAAATCAAAAAGGGGGTGTAGATTATTTGTATATATATTTACAAAACTCCCCGCTCTCTTGTTATATTCATACTTCATTTTTTTATTTCTTGTTGTTTATATAGAATCATAGAATGCAATTTTATATAGTCAGACAATTCATGAAATTTTAATGAATCTTCAAAAAAAAAATGAAAAATTGTATATAAAAGAGAGAATATAGGAAAAAAAAGAGTAACTAAATATAGTAATTGGACTTTTCAATAGATTACCCCCTATGATATGAGGTGATTTTTTTATTTCATATTTCTTATTATTTTATTATCATTTCTTTTTAATACTGACTCGCTCTTTCTTTTTTTCAGTGACTAATCCTAGTTATTTGATTTATATACTTTTTTTTGATAGTAAATACATGATATTCAAAATTGAATATTTCTATTATTTGATTTTTCATCCAATGACTATACATTTTTTTTATTTTTATGGAAATACAGGAAAAAACTCTATGGAAAAATGGTGGTTCAATTCTAGGTTACTTAATAGGAAGTTCGAATACAGGTGTGAATTAAGTAAATCAATGGAGAGTCTTGGTCCTATTGAGAATACCAGTCTAAGCGAAGAACCCAAAATTTTAACTGATATAGATAAAAAAATTCAGAGGTGGGATGATCGTCATAATTCTAGTTATAATTCTTTTGATTATTTAGTAGGTGCTGATAACATACAGGATTTCCTATCTGATAAAACTTTTTTAGTTAGGGATAATAAGAGGAACAGTTATTCCATATATTTAGATATTGAAAAGAAAACTTTGGAGATTAACAACAATCATTCTTTTCTAAGTGAACAAGAAAATTTTTTTTCTAGCTATCTGAATACTGTTATTAAGAGTGATTACGATCATTCCATGTATGATACTCCTTTTAGTTGGAACAATTATATTAATAGTTGCATTGATAGTTATTTTCATTCTCAAATCTGTGTTGATAGTTGCATTTTTGTTGATATAGACAAATACAATGACAGTTCTTTTTATAGCTACTTTTTTGGTAAGGGCAGAAATGGTAGTGAAAGTGAGAATTATAGTTTTAGTTTAATAACTAGTACGAATGATACCAATGATAGTGATTCCACTCTAGGAGAAAATTATAAGAATCTCCATGAAAGTGAAAAATTGACGCATTTGTGGATTGAATGCGAAAATTGTTATGAATTAAATTATAAAAAATTTTGGAAATCAAAAATGAATATTTGTGAATACTGTGGATATCATTTGAAAATGGACAGTTCAGATAGAATCGAATTTTCGATTGATTCGGGTACTTGGAATCCTATGGATGAAGACATGGTTTCTCTGGATCCCATTGAATTTCATTCAGAAGAAGAACCTTATAAAGATCGTATTGATTCTTATCAAAGAAAAACAGGATTAACTGAGGCTGTTCAAACAGGGACAGGTCAAGTAAATGGTATTCCTGTAGCAATTGGTATTATGGATTTTAAGTTTATGGGAGGTAGCATGGGATCCGTAGTAGGTGAGAAAATCACGCGTTTGGTAGAATATGCTACTAATCAACTTTTACCTCTTATTCTCGTATGTTCGTCCGGAGGAGCGCGTATGCAAGAAGGAAGTTTGAGCTTGATGCAAATGGCTAAAATTTCTTCTGCTTTATATTATTATCAAAAAATTCAAAAATTATTCTATGTATCGATACTTACATCTCCTACTACCGGTGGAGTGACAGCTAGTTTTGGCATGTTGGGGGATATCATTATTGCCGAACCAAACACTTATATTGCATTTGCTGGTAAAAGAGTAATTGAACAAACATTGAATAAGACAGTGCCCGAAGATTCACAAGTAGCTGAATATTTATTCCATAAGGGTTTAATTGATTCAATCGTACCGCGTAATCTTTTAAAGGGAGTTGTAACTGAGTTATTTCAATTCCATAATTTCTTTTCTTTGACTAAAAATGAAAGAAATTATGGAATTGAAATAAAAAATAAAAACATATAGGATCAAAAGAATAAAATAAAAGAATAATAAAAAAATACTAAGAATAAGAAAAGGGTATATTATGATATATATCGGCTTAGCTATAATCACTAGAATTCCTATATACTAAGTATAAAGATATAGGAATTCTAGTGATTATATACTGTCTTTTTTAATAAAAATAAGAATAAAAATCGACAAAAATAAAAATAGATATAGTACAAATAGTCAATCGAGGTACCCTTATTTATGATAAACTTTCCTTCCATTTTTGTTCCTTTAGTGGGTCTAGTATTTCCGGCAATTGCAATGGCTTCTTTATTTCTTCATGTTCAAAAAAACAAGATTTTTTAGATACGGCGGTCAGTAGGGAAAAAGATTCTAGATATTTTTTTGAGAGCTGGAAGCAATTGGATGAATTCCCCCTAAAGGTTTACATTTCAGTAGCGCCAGTTGATGAAAATTACTTTAGAAACAAGTAAAATTCTGGGGTTTTTTATTCCACAATTATTATTCTTAAAAATAAAAAGAGGGGGTAATGAATATTTTTAAAAAAAGATCAAAAGAAGTATTGATCTATTCTATAACAGGGTCTCGAAAAATAAGCAATATCTTTTCAGCCTTTATCATTTTGTTAGGTTCTTTGGGGTTATTGTTGGTTGGAATTTCCAGTTATCTCGGTATGGATCTTTTCCTTTTTTCTGAGGAAATTAGTAAATTTCCATTTATTCCACAAGGGGCCACGATGGCTTTTTATGGAATTGGGGGTCTCTTTATTAGTTTTTATTTGTGGTGGATTATTTTGTGGGATATAGGCGGTGGTTTTGATATCTTCGATAAAAAAAAGAAAAAAGAAGTATGTTTTCTTCGTTGGGGATTTCCTGGAAAAAATCGTCGTATTATTAAAAAAATACCTATGAACGATATTCAATCTATCAGAATAATAACAGGAGTTCAAGAACGAGGTATTTTTACTCGTACTCTTACTTATGAGAGTATCGTTTATATGGAAACAATAGAACAGGGGTTTATTCCCTTGACTCGTATTGAAGATAATTTGACTCCACCAGAAATTGCAAATAGAGCTGGCGAATTAGCTTTTTTTTTAGGTGTACCGCTTCTGTATTGATGAAAATTGGACTTAACTAGAAATAAAATTGCACAAAAAGTTTCAGAATTGTCCTATTTATTTAGTGTACCAATTGAAATATTTTGAAAAAAAAAACTTTTTTGTTTTCAAAATATTTCAATTTTTATAGATGGGACATTTTTTGATTTCGAAATCTGAATATTAGAGTCATAACTCGAAGTGCTCCTTGGTGTATTTCTAAAAAGGAATCCTTTTTTCTTCGAATGTTAGCAATTAATATCCTTTCGAAACAATATTTTTTTCTTCATTGGATTGGAATTTACTGTGAATTCTTTCGATTTCGTATTGGATTTATGTATTCTTTTTTCTAAATTAAAGAAGGCAAAGGCTAACTTCCGAAGTTTAAGTAAAAAAAAAGATAAAATACAATCTAGATTTATCTAGAAGCTCTATAACTTGTAATGAAGCTTATACTTGATAGAAAAGTTATTATCATATAGAGTTGACGAATGAGATGAAGTTAAGTTCATTAAAGACGAAAAATGAAAAAAAAAAAAAGCATTCCCCTTCTATATCTTACATCTATAGTCTTTTTGCCCTGGTGTATCTCTTTCACATTTAAGAAAAGTCTGGAATCTTGGTTTATGAATTGGTGGAATACTAGTCAATCCGAAATTTTCTTGAATGATATTAAAGAAAAGAGTATTCTCAACAAATTCATAGAATTAGAGGAACTTTTTTTCTTAGATGACATGTTAAAGGAATGTCCGAAAACATATCTACAAAACCTTCGTACTGGAATTTATAAAGAAACAATCCAATTAATCAAAACGCACAACGAAGATCGTATGAATACGATTTTGCACTTCTCCACAAATATAATTTGTTTCTTTATTCTAAGCGGTTATTCTATTCTTGGTAATAAAGAACTTGTTCTTATTAACTCTTTGGTTCGAGAATTTATATATAATTTAAGTGACACAATAAAAGCATTTTCTATTCTTTTATTAACTGATTTATGTATAGGATTCCATTCAACCCATGGGTGGGAACTAATTATTGGTTTCGTTTATAAAGATTTTGGATTTGCTCAAAATGATCAAATTATATCCGGTCTTGTGTCCACTTTTCCAGTCATTTTAGATACAATTTTAAAATATTGGATTTTCCGTTATTTAAATCGCATATCTCCATCACTTGTAGTGATTTATCATTCAATGAATGATTGACAGAAAAACCGATTTACTTGAATAAATTTCAAGTTTTTATCTAAAAAAAGAGAATTTTTATTTTCCCCCTCTTAAAAAAAAAGTTCAATAAAAAAGGGGTTCCCACCTTGGATAGGGAACTATGCGAGTGACCTACCTAATCTTATTGTAGAAATTTTAAGGATCAATGATTAGACCATGCAAACTAGAAATGCTTTTTCTTGTATAAAGGAAGGGATTACCCGATCCATTTCTATATCGGTCATGATATATATAATAATTCGAGCACCCTTTTCAAATGCATATCCAATTTTTGCACAGCAGGGTTATGAAAATCCCCGAGAAGCAACCGGTCGTATTGTCTGTGCCAATTGCCATTTAGCTAATAAGCCCGTGGATATTGAGGTTCCACAAGCGGTACTTCCTGATACTGTATTTGAAGCAGTTGTTCGAATTCCTTATGATATGCAAGTGAAACAAGTTCTAGCTAATGGTAAAAAGGGAACTTTGAATGTGGGGGCTGTTCTTATTTTACCGGAAGGTTTTGAATTGGCACCCCCCGATCGTATTTCGCCTGAGATTAAAGAGAAGATAGGCAATC from Vigna angularis chloroplast DNA, complete sequence encodes the following:
- the ycf4 gene encoding photosystem I assemly protein Ycf4 produces the protein MNIFKKRSKEVLIYSITGSRKISNIFSAFIILLGSLGLLLVGISSYLGMDLFLFSEEISKFPFIPQGATMAFYGIGGLFISFYLWWIILWDIGGGFDIFDKKKKKEVCFLRWGFPGKNRRIIKKIPMNDIQSIRIITGVQERGIFTRTLTYESIVYMETIEQGFIPLTRIEDNLTPPEIANRAGELAFFLGVPLLY
- the psaI gene encoding photosytem I subunit VIII; the protein is MINFPSIFVPLVGLVFPAIAMASLFLHVQKNKIF
- the psbK gene encoding photosytem II protein K, with protein sequence MLNIFSWICICIPSVLYSSSFLLEKLPEAYAFLNPIVDIMPVIPLLFFLLAFVWQAAVSFR
- the accD gene encoding acetyl-CoA carboxylase carboxyltransferase beta subunit produces the protein MEKWWFNSRLLNRKFEYRCELSKSMESLGPIENTSLSEEPKILTDIDKKIQRWDDRHNSSYNSFDYLVGADNIQDFLSDKTFLVRDNKRNSYSIYLDIEKKTLEINNNHSFLSEQENFFSSYLNTVIKSDYDHSMYDTPFSWNNYINSCIDSYFHSQICVDSCIFVDIDKYNDSSFYSYFFGKGRNGSESENYSFSLITSTNDTNDSDSTLGENYKNLHESEKLTHLWIECENCYELNYKKFWKSKMNICEYCGYHLKMDSSDRIEFSIDSGTWNPMDEDMVSLDPIEFHSEEEPYKDRIDSYQRKTGLTEAVQTGTGQVNGIPVAIGIMDFKFMGGSMGSVVGEKITRLVEYATNQLLPLILVCSSGGARMQEGSLSLMQMAKISSALYYYQKIQKLFYVSILTSPTTGGVTASFGMLGDIIIAEPNTYIAFAGKRVIEQTLNKTVPEDSQVAEYLFHKGLIDSIVPRNLLKGVVTELFQFHNFFSLTKNERNYGIEIKNKNI
- the cemA gene encoding envolope membrane protein; this encodes MKKKKSIPLLYLTSIVFLPWCISFTFKKSLESWFMNWWNTSQSEIFLNDIKEKSILNKFIELEELFFLDDMLKECPKTYLQNLRTGIYKETIQLIKTHNEDRMNTILHFSTNIICFFILSGYSILGNKELVLINSLVREFIYNLSDTIKAFSILLLTDLCIGFHSTHGWELIIGFVYKDFGFAQNDQIISGLVSTFPVILDTILKYWIFRYLNRISPSLVVIYHSMND